One window of Camelina sativa cultivar DH55 chromosome 4, Cs, whole genome shotgun sequence genomic DNA carries:
- the LOC104782867 gene encoding protein NLP8 isoform X2 — protein sequence MENPFASREKGFGYQDVPTEQMDAFTTSFGSGVRSLISDELLNSSSELLNFDSFAAWCNTPSAADILFSQYGLLNSQPMPFGALTSFHAADSPKATSLTRSFRDLETSYFGEETSLVPEMSSLLHRSLDNDVLSGKRRRVNNQKIGFPDLLNCTIPRSLSHSLDEKMLKALSLFMESSGSGEGILAQVWTPIKTGDQYVLSTCDQAYLLDPRLSQYREVSRKFTFAAEANQCSFLGLPGRVFVSGVPEWTSNVMYYKTDEYLRMKHAIDNEVRGSMAIPVLEASGTSCCAVMEFVTCKEKPNFDMEMDSVCRSLQGSSGDSLLWLQPEAVNLRTTAIPRPQYRSSNQRDALAEIQDVLRAVSHAHKLPLALAWIPCRKDQSIRVPGPNSGENCVLCIEETACYVNDMEMEGFMHACLEHCLREKEGIVGKAFKSNQPFFSSDVKAYDISEYPLVQHARKYCLNAAVALKLRSTYTGEDDYILELFLPVSMKGSLEQQLLLDSLSGTMQRICRTLRTVSEVGSTKKEVTKPGVQSGEMSNFPQTTCLANFQTTSLDSEYNSTRSIFSGMSSDKDNGITVSQGILEQDMSKARIPEKKKSTTEKNVSLSILQQHFSGSLKDAAKSLGVCPTTLKRICRQHGIMRWPSRKINKVNRSLRKIQTVLDSVQGVEGGLKFDSATGEFIAVGPFIQELDTQKGLVSHINDTHARKSQEDMTDDTSFELQEAKFVDNAVKLEEDITMNHASPGSFMEVNAGQPWAWMAEQSCLNGSEGIKSVCNLSSLAISDGMDPTLRCSGSIVEPNQSMSCSISDSSNGSGAVMRGSSSTSVEDWNQMRSHNNNSGGESGSTTLIVKATYREDTVRFKFEPSVGCSQLYKEVGKRFKLQDGSFQLKYLDDEEEWVMLVTDSDLQECLEILYGMGKQSVKFMVRDLPPPIGSSAGSNGYLGTCL from the exons atggaaaacccCTTTGCTTCCAGAGAGAAGGGGTTTGGTTATCAAGATGTGCCAACAGAACAGATGGATGCTTTCACCACGTCGTTTGGTTCTGGTGTTAGGAGTTTGATCTCTGATGAATTGCTCAACTCTTCCTCCGAGCTTTTGAATTTCGACTCTTTTGCTGCATGGTGCAACACCCCTTCCGCGGCTGATATCTTGTTCTCCCAATATGGTCTCTTGAACTCCCAACCTATGCCTTTTGGAGCTCTCACTTCGTTTCATGCAGCTGACTCCCCCAAGGCTACCAGTCTCACCCGCTCGTTCCGTGATTTGGAAACCTCTTACTTTGGTGAAGAAACATCATTAGTACCTGAAATGAGCTCTCTGTTACATCGCTCATTAGATAACGATGTGTTAAGTGGTAAACGGCGCAGGGTTAATAATCAGAAGATTGGTTTCCCTGACCTACTCAACTGTACTATTCCCAGGTCTTTGAGCCATTCACTAGATGAGAAGATGCTTAAGGCATTGAGCTTATTTATGGAGTCCTCAGGTTCAGGAGAGGGTATTCTAGCACAAGTTTGGACGCCTATCAAGACAGGAGACCAGTATGTGCTCAGTACTTGTGATCAGGCCTATTTGCTTGACCCGAGGCTTTCTCAGTACCGTGAAGTGTCAAGGAAATTTACGTTTGCTGCTGAAGCAAATCAATGTTCTTTTCTTGGTCTTCCTGGCCGAGTCTTTGTCTCGGGAGTACCCGAATGGACATCAAACGTTATGTATTACAAGACCGATGAGTATTTGCGCATGAAGCATGCAATTGATAATGAAGTCCGTGGTTCCATGGCAATACCTGTCCTTGAAGCTTCTGGTACATCTTGTTGTGCTGTCATGGAATTCGTTACATGTAAGGAGAAACCCAATTTTGATATGGAGATGGACTCTGTTTGCCGTTCTCTTCA GGGGAGCTCTGGAGACAGTTTGTTGTGGTTGCAACCTGAG gCTGTAAATTTACGGACAACAGCGATTCCTCGTCCTCAG TACCGTTCAAGTAATCAAAGAGATGCCTTAGCTGAGATACAAGATGTTCTCCGAGCAGTATCTCATGCACACAAGTTACCCTTAGCTCTTGCCTGGATTCCTTGTAGAAAGGATCAATCTATAAGGGTTCCTGGACCAAATTCAGGTGAAAATTGTGTTCTTTGCATAGAGGAGACAGCCTGTTATGTGAATGATATGGAGATGGAAGGCTTTATGCACGCATGTTTGGAGCATTGTCTAAGAGAGAAGGAAGGAATTGTTGGTAAAGCTTTCAAATCCAACCAGCCGTTCTTTTCTTCTGATGTGAAGGCCTATGACATCAGTGAGTACCCTCTTGTTCAGCACGCTCGAAAGTACTGTCTGAATGCTGCTGTAGCTCTAAAACTGAGGAGCACTTACACTGGTGAAGATGACTACATCCTTGAACTATTCTTGCCTGTAAGTATGAAAGGAAGCTTGGAACAACAGCTTCTTTTAGATAGCCTTTCGGGTACAATGCAGAGGATATGTCGAACTTTGAGAACTGTTTCAGAAGTAGGGTCAACTAAAAAAGAAGTGACCAAACCTGGAGTTCAGAGTGGTGAGATGTCTAATTTCCCGCAGACCACATGTTTGGCGAACTTTCAGACAACATCACTAGATTCCGAATATAACTCTACTAGAAGCATATTTTCGGGCATGTCCTCTGATAAAGATAACGGTATCACAGTATCTCAAGGCATTTTAGAGCAG GATATGAGCAAAGCTAGAAtaccagagaagaagaaaagcactACGGAGAAAAATGTGAGCTTAAGCATTCTCCAACAACACTTTTCTGGGAGTCTAAAGGATGCTGCAAAAAGCCTTGGTG TTTGTCCGACTACACTAAAACGGATATGCAGGCAACATGGGATCATGAGGTGGCCATCTCGTAAGATTAACAAAGTGAACAGGTCACTAAGGAAAATACAGACGGTGCTTGACTCAGTCCAAGGTGTAGAAGGAGGACTAAAGTTCGACTCAGCAACAGGCGAATTTATTGCAGTTGGACCTTTTATCCAAGAACTTGATACCCAAAAGGGTCTAGTGTCTCATATTAATGATACCCATGCAAGAAAAAGTCAGGAGGATATGACTGATGATACCTCGTTCGAGCTCCAAGAAGCTAAATTTGTCGACAATGCCGTTAAGTTAGAGGAGGATATTACCATGAACCACGCAAGCCCAG GATCATTCATGGAGGTTAATGCTGGTCAGCCATGGGCTTGGATGGCCGAGCAGTCTTGCTTAAATGGCAGTGAAGGAATAAAGAGCGTTTGCAACTTAAGCTCGCTGGCAATTTCAGATGGAATGGATCCAACACTCCGTTGCAGTGGCAGTATTGTTGAACCTAACCAATCCATGTCATGCAGCATTTCAGATTCATCAAATGGCTCAGGTGCAGTTATGCGCGGAAGCTCATCTACTTCCGTAGAAGATTGGAACCAAATGAGATCCCACAACAATAATAGCGGCGGCGAGAGTGGATCAACAACGCTGATTGTAAAGGCCACTTATAGAGAAGACACAGTACGTTTCAAGTTCGAGCCATCGGTTGGGTGTTCTCAGCTCTACAAAGAAGTTGGAAAACGTTTTAAATTGCAAGACGGGTCTTTTCAACTGAAGTActtggatgatgaagaagaatgggTGATGCTGGTTACAGATTCTGATCTACAAGAATGCTTGGAGATACTATATGGTATGGGAAAACAGTCAGTGAAGTTTATGGTTCGTGATTTGCCTCCCCCTATAGGTAGTTCTGCTGGCAGCAATGGTTACCTTGGAACATGCTTATGA
- the LOC104782867 gene encoding protein NLP8 isoform X1, translating to MENPFASREKGFGYQDVPTEQMDAFTTSFGSGVRSLISDELLNSSSELLNFDSFAAWCNTPSAADILFSQYGLLNSQPMPFGALTSFHAADSPKATSLTRSFRDLETSYFGEETSLVPEMSSLLHRSLDNDVLSGKRRRVNNQKIGFPDLLNCTIPRSLSHSLDEKMLKALSLFMESSGSGEGILAQVWTPIKTGDQYVLSTCDQAYLLDPRLSQYREVSRKFTFAAEANQCSFLGLPGRVFVSGVPEWTSNVMYYKTDEYLRMKHAIDNEVRGSMAIPVLEASGTSCCAVMEFVTCKEKPNFDMEMDSVCRSLQAVNLRTTAIPRPQYRSSNQRDALAEIQDVLRAVSHAHKLPLALAWIPCRKDQSIRVPGPNSGENCVLCIEETACYVNDMEMEGFMHACLEHCLREKEGIVGKAFKSNQPFFSSDVKAYDISEYPLVQHARKYCLNAAVALKLRSTYTGEDDYILELFLPVSMKGSLEQQLLLDSLSGTMQRICRTLRTVSEVGSTKKEVTKPGVQSGEMSNFPQTTCLANFQTTSLDSEYNSTRSIFSGMSSDKDNGITVSQGILEQDMSKARIPEKKKSTTEKNVSLSILQQHFSGSLKDAAKSLGVCPTTLKRICRQHGIMRWPSRKINKVNRSLRKIQTVLDSVQGVEGGLKFDSATGEFIAVGPFIQELDTQKGLVSHINDTHARKSQEDMTDDTSFELQEAKFVDNAVKLEEDITMNHASPGSFMEVNAGQPWAWMAEQSCLNGSEGIKSVCNLSSLAISDGMDPTLRCSGSIVEPNQSMSCSISDSSNGSGAVMRGSSSTSVEDWNQMRSHNNNSGGESGSTTLIVKATYREDTVRFKFEPSVGCSQLYKEVGKRFKLQDGSFQLKYLDDEEEWVMLVTDSDLQECLEILYGMGKQSVKFMVRDLPPPIGSSAGSNGYLGTCL from the exons atggaaaacccCTTTGCTTCCAGAGAGAAGGGGTTTGGTTATCAAGATGTGCCAACAGAACAGATGGATGCTTTCACCACGTCGTTTGGTTCTGGTGTTAGGAGTTTGATCTCTGATGAATTGCTCAACTCTTCCTCCGAGCTTTTGAATTTCGACTCTTTTGCTGCATGGTGCAACACCCCTTCCGCGGCTGATATCTTGTTCTCCCAATATGGTCTCTTGAACTCCCAACCTATGCCTTTTGGAGCTCTCACTTCGTTTCATGCAGCTGACTCCCCCAAGGCTACCAGTCTCACCCGCTCGTTCCGTGATTTGGAAACCTCTTACTTTGGTGAAGAAACATCATTAGTACCTGAAATGAGCTCTCTGTTACATCGCTCATTAGATAACGATGTGTTAAGTGGTAAACGGCGCAGGGTTAATAATCAGAAGATTGGTTTCCCTGACCTACTCAACTGTACTATTCCCAGGTCTTTGAGCCATTCACTAGATGAGAAGATGCTTAAGGCATTGAGCTTATTTATGGAGTCCTCAGGTTCAGGAGAGGGTATTCTAGCACAAGTTTGGACGCCTATCAAGACAGGAGACCAGTATGTGCTCAGTACTTGTGATCAGGCCTATTTGCTTGACCCGAGGCTTTCTCAGTACCGTGAAGTGTCAAGGAAATTTACGTTTGCTGCTGAAGCAAATCAATGTTCTTTTCTTGGTCTTCCTGGCCGAGTCTTTGTCTCGGGAGTACCCGAATGGACATCAAACGTTATGTATTACAAGACCGATGAGTATTTGCGCATGAAGCATGCAATTGATAATGAAGTCCGTGGTTCCATGGCAATACCTGTCCTTGAAGCTTCTGGTACATCTTGTTGTGCTGTCATGGAATTCGTTACATGTAAGGAGAAACCCAATTTTGATATGGAGATGGACTCTGTTTGCCGTTCTCTTCAG gCTGTAAATTTACGGACAACAGCGATTCCTCGTCCTCAG TACCGTTCAAGTAATCAAAGAGATGCCTTAGCTGAGATACAAGATGTTCTCCGAGCAGTATCTCATGCACACAAGTTACCCTTAGCTCTTGCCTGGATTCCTTGTAGAAAGGATCAATCTATAAGGGTTCCTGGACCAAATTCAGGTGAAAATTGTGTTCTTTGCATAGAGGAGACAGCCTGTTATGTGAATGATATGGAGATGGAAGGCTTTATGCACGCATGTTTGGAGCATTGTCTAAGAGAGAAGGAAGGAATTGTTGGTAAAGCTTTCAAATCCAACCAGCCGTTCTTTTCTTCTGATGTGAAGGCCTATGACATCAGTGAGTACCCTCTTGTTCAGCACGCTCGAAAGTACTGTCTGAATGCTGCTGTAGCTCTAAAACTGAGGAGCACTTACACTGGTGAAGATGACTACATCCTTGAACTATTCTTGCCTGTAAGTATGAAAGGAAGCTTGGAACAACAGCTTCTTTTAGATAGCCTTTCGGGTACAATGCAGAGGATATGTCGAACTTTGAGAACTGTTTCAGAAGTAGGGTCAACTAAAAAAGAAGTGACCAAACCTGGAGTTCAGAGTGGTGAGATGTCTAATTTCCCGCAGACCACATGTTTGGCGAACTTTCAGACAACATCACTAGATTCCGAATATAACTCTACTAGAAGCATATTTTCGGGCATGTCCTCTGATAAAGATAACGGTATCACAGTATCTCAAGGCATTTTAGAGCAG GATATGAGCAAAGCTAGAAtaccagagaagaagaaaagcactACGGAGAAAAATGTGAGCTTAAGCATTCTCCAACAACACTTTTCTGGGAGTCTAAAGGATGCTGCAAAAAGCCTTGGTG TTTGTCCGACTACACTAAAACGGATATGCAGGCAACATGGGATCATGAGGTGGCCATCTCGTAAGATTAACAAAGTGAACAGGTCACTAAGGAAAATACAGACGGTGCTTGACTCAGTCCAAGGTGTAGAAGGAGGACTAAAGTTCGACTCAGCAACAGGCGAATTTATTGCAGTTGGACCTTTTATCCAAGAACTTGATACCCAAAAGGGTCTAGTGTCTCATATTAATGATACCCATGCAAGAAAAAGTCAGGAGGATATGACTGATGATACCTCGTTCGAGCTCCAAGAAGCTAAATTTGTCGACAATGCCGTTAAGTTAGAGGAGGATATTACCATGAACCACGCAAGCCCAG GATCATTCATGGAGGTTAATGCTGGTCAGCCATGGGCTTGGATGGCCGAGCAGTCTTGCTTAAATGGCAGTGAAGGAATAAAGAGCGTTTGCAACTTAAGCTCGCTGGCAATTTCAGATGGAATGGATCCAACACTCCGTTGCAGTGGCAGTATTGTTGAACCTAACCAATCCATGTCATGCAGCATTTCAGATTCATCAAATGGCTCAGGTGCAGTTATGCGCGGAAGCTCATCTACTTCCGTAGAAGATTGGAACCAAATGAGATCCCACAACAATAATAGCGGCGGCGAGAGTGGATCAACAACGCTGATTGTAAAGGCCACTTATAGAGAAGACACAGTACGTTTCAAGTTCGAGCCATCGGTTGGGTGTTCTCAGCTCTACAAAGAAGTTGGAAAACGTTTTAAATTGCAAGACGGGTCTTTTCAACTGAAGTActtggatgatgaagaagaatgggTGATGCTGGTTACAGATTCTGATCTACAAGAATGCTTGGAGATACTATATGGTATGGGAAAACAGTCAGTGAAGTTTATGGTTCGTGATTTGCCTCCCCCTATAGGTAGTTCTGCTGGCAGCAATGGTTACCTTGGAACATGCTTATGA
- the LOC104782868 gene encoding defensin-like protein 195: MAKAMKSVSIFVVFFIFFLVISDVPEIEAQGSECLKEYGGDVGFGFCAPRIFPTICYTRCRANKGAKGGRCRWGEGINNVKCLCDYCDDTPR; encoded by the exons ATGGCAAAGGCCATGAAATCTGTTTCCATCTTCGTtgtctttttcatcttcttcttggtaatTTCCG ACGTACCAGAGATAGAAGCTCAGGGTAGCGAGTGCTTGAAAGAATACGGTGGTGATGTTGGTTTTGGGTTTTGCGCCCCTCGGATATTTCCGACGATTTGTTATACAAGATGCCGTGCGAACAAAGGAGCTAAAGGTGGAAGATGCCGTTGGGGAGAAGGCATTAATAATGTTAAGTGCTTATGCGACTATTGCGATGATACTCCCCGATAA
- the LOC104782870 gene encoding defensin-like protein 193: protein MRLARKSVTTFAVYFILFLIIFEVPEIYAQDSKCLKEYGGNVGFRYCAPRIYPSFCYRNCRKNKAAEGGRCRSGEAGAGGMKCLCDYCSDKP, encoded by the exons atGAGATTAGCAAGGAAGTCAGTTACTACCTTCGCCGTTTATTTCATCCTCTTTTTGATTATCTTTG AAGTGCCAGAGATATACGCGCAGGATAGCAAGTGTCTGAAAGAATACGGCGGTAATGTGGGTTTCAGGTACTGTGCGCCACGGATATATCCCTCGTTCTGTTATCGAAATTGCCGTAAGAACAAGGCCGCCGAGGGAGGAAGATGCCGTTCAGGGGAGGCAGGAGCTGGTGGTATGAAATGTTTATGCGACTACTGCAGCGACAAGCCTTAA
- the LOC104782871 gene encoding defensin-like protein 193: MATKLVSTLAIFFILVLVISETRGTEAHGDACLKEYDGEDGFALCAPLIYPPFCYTRCRSDKGAKSGRCVRGATDLMPICLCDYCGGELPGPFIRRV; encoded by the exons ATGGCAACGAAGCTAGTTTCTACTTTGGCCATCTTTTTCATCCTCGTTCTCGTCATCTCTG AAACGCGTGGGACAGAAGCCCATGGTGACGCGTGCCTGAAAGAATACGATGGCGAAGATGGTTTCGCCTTGTGCGCGCCTCTGATATATCCGCCGTTTTGTTATACAAGATGCAGATCAGACAAGGGTGCTAAAAGTGGTAGATGTGTCCGAGGAGCCACAGATCTCATGCCTATATGCTTATGCGACTACTGTGGCGGAGAACTTCCCGGACCGTTTATAAGACGAGTTTGA
- the LOC104782872 gene encoding defensin-like protein 194: protein MAMATKLVSTFAIFFVLVLVISEMPKTEAHDEQCLKEYVDAPPSFCTARIYPSLCYYRCQADKGAKGGKCFRKIGGDDNPLICFCNFCSDKPTDQFLSYV, encoded by the exons ATGGCCATGGCAACGAAGTTAGTTTCTACTTTCGCCATCTTTTTCGTCCTAGTTCTGGTGATCTCTG AAATGCCTAAGACAGAAGCGCATGATGAACAGTGCCTGAAAGAATACGTCGATGCGCCTCCAAGCTTTTGTACGGCTAGGATATATCCGTCACTGTGTTATTATAGATGCCAAGCGGACAAAGGCGCCAAAGGTGGGAAATGCTTCCGTAAAATCGGGGGAGATGACAATCCACTTATATGCTTCTGCAACTTCTGCAGCGACAAACCTACCGATCAGTTTCTAAGCTATGTTTGA
- the LOC104782873 gene encoding defensin-like protein 4 yields the protein MAMATKLVSAFAIFSILVLVISAGTEAHDDDDCLKEYGGNVGFPFCAPRIFPTICYRRCISDKGAKGGRCVWGDDSVKCLCDFCSSKPSDQFIRQV from the exons atggctATGGCAACGAAGTTAGTTTCTGCTTTTGCCATCTTTTCCATCCTCGTTCTGGTTATCTCTG CTGGGACAGAAGCGCATGATGATGACGACTGCCTGAAAGAATACGGTGGTAATGTTGGTTTCCCCTTTTGTGCGCCTCGGATATTTCCAACCATATGTTATAGAAGGTGCATATCGGACAAGGGTGCTAAAGGTGGGAGATGCGTCTGGGGAGATGACAGTGTTAAATGTTTATGCGACTTCTGCAGCTCAAAACCTTCTGATCAGTTTATAAGACAAGTTTGA